tttttcttaggatGCAATAACCACCCCTAAGAGTAGATatgcttaaaatttaaatgatacAAATGTAgttattattactataattattatttaaacaaGCTGCTTTCTCGAAGATTGATTCAACAATAAGTATACAAAAAATCAGCAGAAGATACAAACACAAAAAACAGATGAAATGATATTACATGCACAAAATggattaatttcttcttttattaaagcACGGTCTTGATTTCACTACAATTGATTGATATTGCTTAAAGCACTCAtacaagattaaaaaaaaaattgattagaaAAATCAGTGGCATCCCCCCTCAGGGCAGGGGTAGTGATAGTCTTCAAGAATTTTCTTAAACCTCTCGATCAAACACTCTTCACTTCTAAGCCCTGAACAATCAACAAAGTTAGTGATGATGCGCGATTAGTAGAAAATGAAGAATCTGAGTTAGATCCTTAGCCAGTACTACTGGCTGAAATAAATAGCACAAACGTaggtattattattgttattattgtttaaagaGAAAAGGACAAACACACCTCCAACGTTTAGGCAAAGAGACAAAAACTCCactaatgtttcaaaaaagacatttacaccccaattcattataattttaatatgtaattaccattatacccttctagcatataaaaaaatatattagattattgaatttatctatttattgttaataaaattataaacatacaCTCATTGCCTCattcctctatttaaatttttatcaataaccaattttcaaaaaagacatctacacacttaaaaaaaattctaaataaattatgattttaaaaataaatttggttatTAATACCATAATAAACAATATAGAAAATTGGTTATAAATGTAcaagtttaaattattgacatgtggagaattgttaattatacaagtttaaagtttaaataaatttggttattaataaccaatttatttttaaaattataatttatttacaattattttggGCGTATggatgtcttttttgaaaattagttattgataaaaatttaaatagaaaaattgggtaatgaaagtatatttataatttttttataatatccaatttgtctatttataattttaataacaatatatGGATAAAGtggataatctaataatttttttaatatgctagaagggtataatggtaaaattataataaatgggggtgtaaatttcttttttgaaacattaggAGATTTTTTGTCCCTTTACCTAAACGTTGGGGGTATGTTTGTCATTTTCCCTTATTTAAACAAACTGCTTTCTCGAAGATTGATTCAACGATATGTATACAACAAATCAGTAGAagataaaaacacaaaaaatagatgactaattcaatttcatagtttttcttaaagtaaattgtaaatatatatatttttttataaacttaaataaacaaattaaatcctttctctgtggatcaatttcggactcaccgagttataatataataagacactcttatacttgggagttaaaaatCCCTTTTAAGacatatcaattaaaaatatacaatttaatttaagaaaaattatgaaattgaattatttaggTTATGGATCTACTCCtagtaataaatacaatttaacaaattctttttatttttattttatttcccaaaaggttaattgtataaattaaaataattttcccattaatttttattatggattaagaACTTAATGTGTCAAACTCAacttgtctacaataagtcaaaataccattttaccatattttatactaagatattaagaattcatTGAGCCAAACTCCCAtttttgtctacaataaatcaaaatttcaaaatataaaatatggataaaattaaatagaaaatgtttcaatttgtacaattaaaaataaaatttgattatatcaaatttttttgctaagagtttcacctcaCCCTAACTACTAATATTTAACTAaacatatttgaaataaaggaaattattaaaattaaaaaacacatcattaaaaaaatagtatttgaaaattgaaataaaactaattttatttattaaaaatatattacaaagagagatgagaagaagaatttgagggaaaagaagagaagaaaaggtgTGGAGAGGTGTGTTCCCTCCttctctatttatactaatacataGTTAATCCAcaccacacaaataaataaaactaattacatCTTAACTTTACATTTGTTccactaataaaacataaacctAACTTAACCCACTCAAGCACATCCAACACATTCCATTAACAATTAACATACCTAAtatgataaaaacttataatttcacaattaccacatttaccgtggtaaaaatttaaaaatttcatagttttttttttcaatcttacTTCTTACAGGTgggtaaatatttattcaatttctatattttgagttaagtAACTTTCTAATCTTTagatttagaaaaatagtttaagaCAATTTTACTGTTAAATATGTTATACTTTTATcccttatttatttctttattttaccAATAATATCCTTGTAGCAATATTGTtgggatattaataaaaaaaataatttatcaaattaatcttaaaagtaacatgaaaatttatatgaattttttatcataattttacttttaagattaatttgataaattaattttttatattaaaattattggtaaGGTCATCGTAAGAATATCATATATTGCttcttaatataaataattatcagtAAAACTGTTGTACATATACAAAAAATACTAGATCTTGCACAccaatatttattagttaatttattaattaatttttaaaaaaattaattaatgtcaaaaatattgtttgagatatattttaaaatataaaaatcaaacatacacttaaattaaaatatattataaaactaaatttaaatttaaagctTCAATGCTCTCACAAATCCACTCATGTATAGGCTATAAATTCAAACCCTCACACGGTCCAAAACAGATTTATTATCAAGTTGGTTGCTTTGCTGAAGTTCCAAAAAGTCCTTGTATTTTATTCCAATGTATGCCGGAGCTTCACTTTGACGTTCTATCAACTCTTTCGATGGTTCAACGACCGTATCAAGAGATGGTCCGTTCGCAATGGCTAACGATACCCTTGTCATCTTGTTGTTCACGACAGCTCTATGCACAACACTCTTGTACTTGCCATTACTCAGAATCTGGCATTAAGCAAACAGATCTTGTGATcaattcacacacacacacatattttTCAGGTGcagatattttataaaatacggATTCACCCATTTCCAACCTCTAGAAGTCCTCTATAGTCTACAACATATataaatagatatttatttgatttggatagaaaaagaaactaggctaaaaaatttgaaaaaaaaaatatcttgcTTATTCATGTTTTGAAACCCATCAAAATTATTCAGCCGTTAGAAAAATTTCTATCAATTTTCagcttttttatcttttattattttatttctagaaATTTTcgataatgatgattttaccaCATCagggataaaattgtaaaatgcaCTATAATTTTGATGAGTAGATAAGacaaaaatagttaatttacTGAATCATCAAGgagatttttatcattttgacaaaatttctTTAAGGATAGGACTATGTATGGTAGAATTGGCATTAAGAATCCAAGAAGATACCTCAATGTGATCACCAGTGTTAACAAGAAATGAGTTAGGGACAACATTGACATTGACCCACTTTCCATTGTGTAGCAACTGAAGACCACAAATCCCATTCTGTGTGAGGAGAGTCAATAGGCCATGATCAGAATGAGGGGGCATTCCCATTGCAAGCTCAGGCTGTGGACACGGCGGGTACAAATTTGCAACCAGGATTTGCAAACCTGAATCTAGATTCATGGCCCTCTCGATGTAGCAGAATTCCAATCCCAAACTCTCTGATATCCCTTTAAGCAACTCCCTTGCAACTTGTCTAATTCTTTTGCAATATTCTAGTGAAATCTCACTGCAGCAGCCACCAGAAACAGACAGTAATCAAAGACAAGTCCTTGCAACTGAAACTAAGCTACTTTGGTAATTTGGTTATTAATGACAAATGAAATTTGGCTGTTATTTAGtcgagtaatttttaaataattttatttgactgaTCAGTTTAGgtcaaattttaagaaaaataaggaactaaaaaatttctatCGTGTATTAACCACCTCCAATCtcaccttaaaaaaaaattaaagaacttGACTaagtaattttcaaataattttatttaactaattattttaattcaaattattagataaataGACACCAAAAAATTATCTGAATCTTGTTAACcctctatttaaaaaagaaaaagaaaatgacattaaatgagGGCACCGCTTGTCAATCATTGACTAATCTTATCGTACGATATAATAATGGTTCACAAACATGGCAAAGCCTACGTTACATATAATGTAACAAACAACTAATGAATATAGgccattgattttgatttttcttaaatccaatggataaaaataattttaacataaaacaaagtaCAGGTGAAATAGATATTtacagaaaattttatttctaatcatatgtttacttattttttcaaataagtcctcattgattttttataattaaatgattttttcatCCATCttttctacatttatttttaaaactttataaagtttttacaacatttttataaagatttaaatgattattatattcataaagatccacaaattttgaatatatttttgcacttacatttataatttcttgtcTCTCTTGAgacataaactaattttttcttctaacacacacacacacacattcaaTCTATTTTCCTTCTTAAATACATATCATCAATGCCATCACACagattttgtaatataaatttagtaTCATGAATTATAAGAGATattatatgtaataaatatcttataaatctaatgaattattaaaacgATGGTACAATGAATAAATTACTAAAGCCTCtaataaaaagattataatTCTTTGATCTTATCAATGATTCAAACATGTggagaaataatcaattaaattgaatgtcactatatttattaaataaattagaaaatctaAACTTATCTATAAATGATATAGAAAtggtaaacaaaatattagaaattaataatttaaatgaaggaatataaaataaattaaaaagttaagaGATCAAGTGATCAACTaagtaaagaatttaataaagttaaacaattcataaaagactttaacattaaaaatcatgatatattaaaccaagagattattaatataatgaataaaaacttaatagatataaaattaaacaagttaaagattcaattaaataagataGAAAAAATCGTTGAACAGTTTGATACTAACTTtgctataaatataaatgaagaatttcaaaaaaattgaaatattgcAGCTTGGGTGTAAACAACCTGGAGTATAAtgtaaaacattaaaacttattaacttttttaataattattatcttttctaaagatttaaaaatttatagctGTAACATACAGTTAATGTAACATAAGCTTTGCCCACAAACATCGACTTCAAGCAAATTGCATAATGAAGATGTATGCATTAATACTTAAATCAGTTGGGCCTGGAAAGAGCTAGTGTCCATAGAGAAACGACAATAATTTGTTTTGCTCTAAATTGCAACGGACAGCAAAGTTTGATCCAAAAAGCAGTACtcatgtttattattattgaaattttgatcCTCTTACGATGATCCCAACTTTCTGAAGGTGTCATAAATTTTGTAGTCTTTCAGTGTTatccaatttttaaaatcaataccTGAATCCAACTGGCTTGTTTGGTGAATGGAACTCAGGATGAACAAAGACTTTGAGAAAATCCCTCCAAAAGAAAACCTTCTCAACTGAAGCATTAAAGCTAGTACCACATCTTATTGGGTCCAAAACATGCTTCCCCGCAAActctctcttctcctcctCCGTAAGGTTGAAAAATCTTTGACATGCATCCATCGTCATCTCCATTAACTTCTCAGGCACATTATGATTTATTACCTGATGAAAGCCCACAAGAATATTTACatcagtaaaaaaatttatacaagtaCATGAACATAAAACTACGGGATAAAACAGTCACAGTAACATTATAAGATCATCTACTATAtgttttattgtaattaatttcacaGTTCTCAAGTACCGCTGAATTAGGATTTTGgttaggggtaaaatgaaacaattatAAACTTGATAAGCCAGATGTAAGGTTATCCAAGAATTTATATGAATTCCAACTAGTAACCCGATCTTCCTTGGTATTGTATTCCGACCCGAGTCTAGGGAACAAGCCAACAACATTGGTCCTCTCCCCCTAGTTATCTCAAGTTAAGGATTAccattaacttttatttctttttaaaaatatttgaaatttaaaaatctaacataaagaattacttgagacatgcatgtaataaaaattttgatggaaTGAGAAATTATAGCATTgcaataatttcttatttcagTTGGTTACACACCTCCTCGGTTTCTCGGTGAAGCCGACTGTTCTAGTCATATATGAATGTAGGactatgtttatttattattttatttggtctGTATTTCAACTATGAGTCTGTAATACATTTAGACAAGTCCAAAATACTAATATTAGGTTGGGCATCATATTTCAGCAGGTATTTGAACTGTATATGTTTGCTTTTGATGAGTCGAGACATGTGTAGTATTTAAATACTTATACCGTGAAGAAGCCCCAGTCCCTGCAGGCTTTACCGAGATCCTGGATGACTTTGGACCGCTGATCGGGGCTGGAAGAGGTTAGTAAAGAGAAATCAATAACCGGGATCGAATCTTCTGGGTCGATTTCTGAAACAGCTTCATGATCGTGTTGATTTTGGGTGAAGTTGTATGTGGAAGGAATGGAGGTGAGGCCAGGAGATTCGGCCAGCGCTTTGACGCAAGCCATTTTTGCTGCCGTTGACAGATAGCTGCTaggatatatttaataaagaaatcgGTGATTGAATCGGATAAAAATAGAGCAAATAATTAAAGTGATGAGAAATTAATTGAACAATTGTGTTTAATAGAAAGGGACGTTATTGAGTCATTGTCACTCTGTGTTAACTGGGAAATGTGGGCATTGATTTCATTTGGCAACTTGCATGGGCAGGGTAACCCCACAGGCGCTGCTTAGTCTTCCAGTTTAGGAACGGGTCAAGTTTTGCTTTTATAATGCATGCACTTATCTGGCAACAGCCAGACTTTCTTAGGTCAGTTGACGGTGATAGCGGCGGAGCGACTAGAAGATAAGTTGGGACAGTTGTCCCTGCTTAGTGCAAAAATtacagataatttttttttatttcgttaaattaaaaatttatttctcttggattaattaaatatattacatttagtttcaaaatgtagtagaaaattttaagtttaaatttatttaaaaaattacataaatatttacaacgctcttattttaaaacaagagattttactgtctcaaaatatataattttgatattttatatatttttattttatcttggttaaaatttttatctccgttgatttgatttttttggcTATGCTATTGGATGGTgataataaaaacacatcaatatctaaaattttaatatggaTATTTATTGCCTTTTGGAATTTTGGACGTTTAACATAATACTTCATTATCTTTCCGGGGGTCCCTATGTTACATTGAATGTACCATACACAACCCACAAGAACCACATAAATTGTGTGACCCACATAATTGTGTGGTTCTTATTGGTTGTGTATGGTACATTCAATGTAACATAGCaaaatcttatcttccctaatgttatgatataaataagtttcaatttttaatagattttaggACTAGTTTGAGATAGCGGTGGCTAATTAAATAAGCTACTTTT
This window of the Citrus sinensis cultivar Valencia sweet orange chromosome 8, DVS_A1.0, whole genome shotgun sequence genome carries:
- the LOC102617646 gene encoding 2-oxoglutarate-dependent dioxygenase 19-like, with protein sequence MACVKALAESPGLTSIPSTYNFTQNQHDHEAVSEIDPEDSIPVIDFSLLTSSSPDQRSKVIQDLGKACRDWGFFTVINHNVPEKLMEMTMDACQRFFNLTEEEKREFAGKHVLDPIRCGTSFNASVEKVFFWRDFLKVFVHPEFHSPNKPVGFSEISLEYCKRIRQVARELLKGISESLGLEFCYIERAMNLDSGLQILVANLYPPCPQPELAMGMPPHSDHGLLTLLTQNGICGLQLLHNGKWVNVNVVPNSFLVNTGDHIEILSNGKYKSVVHRAVVNNKMTRVSLAIANGPSLDTVVEPSKELIERQSEAPAYIGIKYKDFLELQQSNQLDNKSVLDRVRV